CAATCTTTTAACTTACTTGTTTGCTTTATATTTCTGTAAATCTAGTGCATGCTTTCATCACTCAGGATTAAAAAAAAACTATCACAAATCTAAAGAGGCAACAACTCTTTTATTATTCTTAGAAAAAAACAATAACTAACTAGTTTTTAAGCAAATACAGGGACTACAGCTGTATCACAGCTCTTGTTATCAGACTGCTGCACAACTAAAAATGCAGTGTTTATTTTGAAGCCGTGAATCGGCATCTTCTGCCGCACAAGGGACAAATGCATATTTTGAAGATTTACAGTCCAAGGCATATTTTGAAGACTTCAGTCAAACTAAGCAAGCATCTTCATCAATGCTTGGTTTAGATTTAAGTTCTTTTCTGGTTGAAATGCTTAGGTGTCTCCTGATTCAACTCGCGTGCGTTCCATGGAGAAAATACAACACAGGCATGTTGATGTCAAAGGACTCAAATTACATGTTGCTGAAATCGGCTCAGGTATTTCTTAACGTCCAATTTTTCCTTGTCGAAATGGGCTTTTAGGTTTTTATTACAACAATGTATGAACTTGCTTTAACAAGGGGAATCGATGAAATTTGGGTACAGGTCCAGATGTGCTGCTGTTGCATGGATTTCCTGAAATCTGGTATTCTTGGCGTTATCAGATGCTTGCGTTGGCAGATGCAGGGTTTCATGCAATAGCTCCTGATTTCAGAGGCTATGGACTCTCTGATCAGCCTTCTGAAATTGAGAAGGCCGGCTTTGTAGATCTTGTGGAAGACCTGATTGGTATTCTTGATGCCTTCAGTATTCAAAAAGTAAGTACCCATAATTATATTCCATGAATTTATTGGCAACTTGTATTTGGATTCCCTAATTCACAACCCTGATGCCTCTTTTCCCTGAATTTACAGGTATTTGTTGTGGGTAAGGACTTTGGAGCAATGGTTGCATATTATCTGGACCTTCTACACCCTCATCGATTGAGAGGAATGGTAATGATGGGTGTACCTTATACGAGACCAGGTCCACAATCCTTTGCGATGGACAAGTTTCCTCGAGGCTTTTATATCAGACAATGGCAGGTTTCTCATTCTTTTGCTCTTGCTGTAAACCTACTAGAAGACCTATACTGACTTATTTGCTAATGgaaatcttttcattatttttttatggATGTAGGAGCCTGGAAGGGGTTTGGCAGATTTTGGGCGTTTTGATTTAAAAACTGTGGTAAGGAATATATACACACTTTTCTCAAGAAGTGAACTGCCAGTGGCAGAGGAGGGCAAAGAGATCATGGACCTTTACGACCCTGCAACTCCCTTGCCTGCTTGGTTTACTGAAGATGACCTCAAAATGTACTCAAGCCTGTATGAGAAATCAGGATTTGCTTTCCCTTTGCAAGTTCCTTACATGGCTATGAAAAGGTAAAGCTAGAAACCGCTTTTTAATCACCCAACAAGTGTTTTCTATTATAGAATTTTTATGGTCTGCACATTGGATATTGATTTACAGGAACTGGGGGAAATTGGGGGAAATAACAGATTATACTATTCAAGCTCCCACCCTTCTGATCATGGGTAATAAGGATATTGTTCTAAAACTTGAAGGTGTGGAGTCTTATATTAATCAGGgaatgctcaaggatgatgtgcccAATCTGGAGATCAAATTCTTTCCTGAAGGAAGCCATTTTGTTCAGGAGCAGTTCCCTGAGGAGGTGAATAAGATTACCATTGATTTTCTTAAGAAGCAACTGCTATCATAAATTCTGTATTGTCTTATAAATTTTATCGTGGACTGATCATGGTGTTAGTTGGGAAGATGCTAGTTataatttaaataatcaaatatcaGAGCTTGAGTATGCCTGATTTATGTTTACTCCATGGTAGAAGTAATAGGGCAAGGGGTTATGTTGTACTTATTGAATAATAACTCTATGTAAGGTGTCTTTAAACACCACTTCAACATCAAGGGGAGTAGAGTGTTCAAGAATTTTCTCTTTTGTCTCCTGATTTTCCATTGAAGAATTGCAGCCTTTAAAAAACATCAAGTGttacaaataaattttttttcttaTAGCCTTGGAAATGTTGCATCAGTGCAACATAAAGTATTGAGCATTTACTTTCTTTAAATGTTATACAACGAAATAAATGGCACCCAACTGCTTACTAACAGTTAGGACACTCCATATCGAAAACAATGTTTGTTTAACTACTGATCAGTCACTTAGCCATACTACTCCCTAACCGGAGATTCCAAGCTCCTTAGGTTATAATTATTCAGAACATTTCTCGATTGAATGTCATTGGTAATCTGGGATTCAACTCTCGAATAAAGCATTTTATTGTGGCAATTAACCCGCTGAAAACACACAACATTGCTATAAGAGTCCCATTACAGTCatccaataattaaaaataataaataataataataatacaaaataCAAAAGTGAATTGCCGTTAAAACACACTGCTGACaatgaaaataaatacaacaaggctcaattatatatacattttaaaaaCTTTCTATTATGCAAATCATCTTTATAGTAGCACTATAATGGATTCATTTTTATGTAATATTCATATAAAATTAAGAAATGTTTGTTTAATATAAGTAAAAGTTGAAAAAGGTTAACCAAGTTATTCAAGAATTAAGTACAATTAATACAATTGAATGAGCCATTTCAATTTATGTACCAATTCTACTACAGTACTTTAATATCAAAATATTGCTTCATTCcaacccatttcaaaaaaaataatgcaTTTGATGTTTTCATAAGCATGTGTAGAGGCAAGGATATAACCAAttatcttcatttttcttattATTAACATAACTTGTATTTTGCTTTTATTTTTGAATGAAGgcatcagatttccacaatctgTAATGATTAGTGCATGTTATTTCTAGATTCAACAATGTAACAATTGTTTTGCATCAAAGTTTCCAATCACATTTTGTGATCCATCAACAAGATGATCACACTTTGTTTCTATGAATGTCAAACTTGCCCTCTCTACATCACCAATAATTGTTATGCCCCTTCTAACTAATAACTTTGCTATTTGTATATGATTAAAATCCGAAACACTCATTTGTGAGCATTCATAGGTACATGTGTGTAGACTTTCTTTATGGATATGCTATTAACAAATTTATGGATATACTATTAACAAATCCATTGCTACACTCTTAATGACTCTGCTATTGAGTGATTCTTTCCACTTACTCAAGGGTGCATACAATCATTTAATAATTTGAAAAGAATGTTCCTAAaataattcaacatcaatatggGCCCTAGAGTAACTCTTTCCAATTAATCTAAATGTGCTCAAGCATCAAATGAACACATAAATGATTATATAATATGATATGAAGCTCTATTTTGTAAAATTATCACCCCCTTACATGATCACCCCTACATTTCTTAAATGAGATTTTTGATAATTTTCATCATTAGTTTCAATATGAGAATCAAAATAGATCTCATTCTCATTTGTTTGGGTCATGCTAAGGTTTATACAAAAACTAATTCAAAAGAAGAATAGAACCAAAGTAACTCATGGCATCCAAAAAGGATGGGAAAAATAAATTCCAAATGTACACTttcatattgaaaaataaaaaatatactaaTATTGTATCTAATATAAAAAGGAGGCCTTAATGTGGTTGCCAAGGATGGGTAGGGTAAGTAAAAGAGGTTTCAAAATCAAGATGATGGTAAAAtgtaaaaaatataaaatcaatgaAGAAAAAGGTGTGTAAAGAGTTttgaatataaaattaaaattttaatatcatAAAAGTATAGATCCAATAAACCCTAGTATGAATAACAAGCCCAAGAAGAAGACTAGGTTGTATATAATTGATTAAGTTCCTTAAATGCaaataaaaacaaaacttcctTTCGGGCTATTACAAGCTAATTTAATGAAACATACACAAATAGGAAACTAACCTAGATATTAATGATTTGGGATAATAATGTGGGCTACTATCTTTAGATATTAAATATTAGGGTATGACAAATAAATAagtaaacaaattacatagtttaatgattgaagaatgttTCACTGAAAAAGATTCTATAATAACATTTATTTTTTCTAAAGTGTGATCTTCCTATTAGTTGAATTTAttatattttgtgtgtgtgtgtgtgtgtgtgtgtgtgtgtgtgtgtgtgtgtgtgtgtgtgtgtgtgtgtgtgagagagagagagagagagagagagagcttgatAAATGGATAGAGGGGGAAAGGAAATAGAGAGAGGCGAGAGGAtaagtagagagatatagagaggagaGAGAAGTTAGAGATATGTAGAAAGAGAGAGTGATATGAAGAGAGGGTGATATGtggataggaagagggagagatgtctctagagatagatataacttgggaaagataatggggaatgagaaagggagagagaaggagatagagagagaaggggggagataGCTAaatagatagagaaggagagatagagagttaCAAAGAAAGGGAGAGGAAGGGATATGTATGTAAGGAAATATACAGagggaagagaaagggagatacATAGGTAAGTAGATAGAGGTGGAGAGAAAGACTTATATACGTAGGGAAacatagagggggggagagagagtggGGTAaatagagaggagagaggagaaatAAAGAGATATCTAGATATAGATGTAGCTTTGGAAAGATAGATGGGGAAGAGAAAGTGGGAGAAATATGTAGAGAGTGGGGGAGAGATGTTAAGGGAAAAGAAGAGATAGGTagagaggtagagggggagagggggagagagggatggggggatagagagatagagagagagggagaaggtgATAGAGGGGTGAATCTCGCAACACATAAAACATAGTTTTATCaaaagaaaatatgaatattatttcattgaaataaacaaaaattacattataaatatgaaaatataaaataGAGTATGAATCTTCATAAGCTACAACACATTAAATACTTTTTTTTTGCTAGTTTTTTAAGCCTTATGTATTTTATATCTTCAAGTCTACCTTCAAATTCTACGATACCACTTGATGGAGCTATGAATCACACAACACACAAAACTCAAATTTCTCAAACTAAAATATGAATATTATTTCATTGAAATGAACACAAATTGCGTTATAGAAATGATGTTTAAGATAAAACAAAGATGAATCCTCAAAGCCTACAACACATTACAACTTATTTCCACTATTTTGGGGATTCTTCTATCTCTCAAATTTACCTTCAAGTTATAGTTTCCCTCCTTTCTCATGACTTACTACTTTCCCCTCCTCTACTACtaaaaaatggtaaaaaaaaatcataaatatcgCCTCAACACCCTCAAGAAAAAATTTAAGTTTTGTAACTCCGACCCAAAAATAGTCCAACTTTTGAGAGCCATAACTTATGATCCAAGCACCCAATTGAACCTATACTTTTAAAACTAAAGATCTTAGAGTTCTCTATGTGATAAAAAATGAATATATCTTTGGGGACCCAAAACATCATCCGAAACCTTAGaacctaattttaatttttttttaagaaatgtttAAAATTAGATCTTTAATGTCTTCCCACATAGACTTGATCTTGACTTTAAACCCACCCAAAATATACAATATTCAATTTTAAACCTTTAGGTGAATTTTCAAGTCCCTACATTCTCATATGCAAACTTACTAAAAAAAGATCTTGGGAAGCTTGAAAGTTCTAAACACCATGTCTTTGATCCCATCTATTGTTAACTTCATTTTATGTATGTGGCATTGATCTTAGCCATGTGGAACTAATACTATTGAGGTGCTTACCAAC
This genomic stretch from Cryptomeria japonica chromosome 8, Sugi_1.0, whole genome shotgun sequence harbors:
- the LOC131857299 gene encoding uncharacterized protein LOC131857299, whose product is MEKIQHRHVDVKGLKLHVAEIGSGPDVLLLHGFPEIWYSWRYQMLALADAGFHAIAPDFRGYGLSDQPSEIEKAGFVDLVEDLIGILDAFSIQKVFVVGKDFGAMVAYYLDLLHPHRLRGMVMMGVPYTRPGPQSFAMDKFPRGFYIRQWQEPGRGLADFGRFDLKTVVRNIYTLFSRSELPVAEEGKEIMDLYDPATPLPAWFTEDDLKMYSSLYEKSGFAFPLQVPYMAMKRNWGKLGEITDYTIQAPTLLIMGNKDIVLKLEGVESYINQGMLKDDVPNLEIKFFPEGSHFVQEQFPEEVNKITIDFLKKQLLS